Proteins found in one Labrus bergylta chromosome 8, fLabBer1.1, whole genome shotgun sequence genomic segment:
- the LOC109984350 gene encoding zinc finger protein 516 isoform X1, which yields MNTRESVELMETQEGGLKEKLLGGKMNPENDIEGEDDKISGTYDCNICGRSFPFLSSLSQHMRRHTGARPYKCPYCDHRASQKGNLKVHIRSHKLGTLSSHHSNDDEDGGAEEEEMSVSEGLDGGTSPTKSSSACNRMINGDSGEENRRKVPGRSVKREKSVTDQRPYCCRLCGYEALREDQLLSHIEKVHITADADDEAAVKEEAVAEADVPQPQSDGSFPCETCGQVFSQAWFLKSHMKKHAGILDHCCRICGRRFREAWFLKSHMKTHNTKSRSRSKAESAEIPATINDVTQDPDIITCSITTNYQVCSKCGNLFHNKESLRAHEKVHSLSSCKKSQSQNRLSEDEDSPAAKRRLLDYLNLQPAQETHEEGEEGDKSENMVLGERIPELDPVCSYQAWQLATKGRVVEPVEPSYKASYGGGSMGEEALAEAAVVFEKESSRYVLQSQEKRSSSGRRSSSGLGSHASSGDRTPESLSDSEYRPSSRQDRRRPSQSQARSNECFECGKVFRSRHQMIVHQRVHRKDGGRASVGEKERTARDDRWGSTSDPESGSPSRPSTPGYGDSPPGSTLGDQASGMGTANSGDITGEKPYIRSLSDFVTTELQTHSTHVRVQHPAASDDRPSPIPSPSSSSDRGTPSGYPKLKKALLQGSNNSASPSAHRSARSSPLDPSLTPVDLCVRAEGCRGINSLNLDRKSLPSHKCSFCSHSTRYPEVLWMHQTVAHRINSSSSNLAPKWALKNSSKVSRDNSLSSKRRTGPPPVLEGKECPPLPSSIRTQRTQPPNYSTEVVKKSKPTVKAAMPSSSSATPSSSSLPRGPSSTSGSQVVRVPVRSGGSSSRHAEDQSPQSRFRPKVDVYPRGSSSSSSSSLEKSTRALSRSSAPSPSSASASRISDRYMMPQEGLGFMLTSKHGLAEYSRARGSPHQPLANSHHSQGRANATRPSTITHSSAAGLNYGASQAHGGSMQNPSSSSSSSSSSSSSLPSEARGNVKQELIAETPEMPADVLGFLKNYSPHELASLYHRWGAANALLDPTGMLRSLMRQGQYFCHECGKSFSQPSHLRTHMRSHTGERPFCCQLCPYRASQKGNLKTHVQSVHHMPFDNSQYPDTRSLFLSHEEQGALDAKHPPNNG from the exons ATGAATACTAGAGAGAGTGTTGAGTTAATGGAGACCCAGGAGGGAGGCCTGAAGGAGAAGCTGCTCGGAGGGAAAATGAACCCTGAAAACGACATCGAAGGCGAGGATGACAAAATCTCTGGGACCTACGATTGCAACATCTGTGGACGCAGCTTCCCGTTCCTCAGTTCTTTGTCGCAGCACATGAGACGCCACACGGGGGCTCGCCCTTACAAATGCCCCTACTGTGACCACAGAGCCTCTCAGAAGGGCAACCTCAAAGTCCACATTCGCAGCCACAAACTGGGCACACTGTCTAGCCACCACTCCAATGATGACGAAGATGGCGgggccgaggaggaggagatgagtgTTTCAGAAGGTCTGGACGGAGGTACGAGTCCGACTAAGAGCAGCTCGGCATGCAACCGGATGATCAACGGGGATAGTGGTGAGGAGAACCGGAGGAAAGTTCCAGGGAGGAGCGTGAAAAGAGAGAAGTCAGTTACCGACCAGAGGCCTTACTGTTGCCGTCTTTGTGGCTATGAGGCCCTGCGAGAGGACCAGCTCCTCAGTCACATTGAGAAGGTCCACATAACAGCAGACGCAGACGACGAGGCCGCTGTCAAAGAAGAGGCTGTGGCTGAAGCCGACGTGCCCCAACCCCAGAGCGATGGGAGTTTCCCTTGCGAGACCTGTGGCCAAGTCTTCTCCCAGGCATGGTTTCTCAAATCACACATGAAGAAACATGCAGGCATCCTGGACCACTGCTGTCGAATCTGCGGACGACGTTTCCGCGAAGCGTGGTTCCTCAAatcacacatgaaaacacacaacaccaaATCCAGGTCACGGTCGAAGGCGGAGTCGGCCGAGATTCCCGCGACCATCAACGATGTCACCCAGGATCCTGACATTATCACTTGCTCCATTACGACCAATTATCAAGTGTGTTCCAAATGTGGCAACCTGTTCCACAACAAAGAGAGCCTCAGGGCCCATGAGAAAGTCCACAGTCTCAGCTCCTGCAAGAAATCCCAAAGCCAAAACAGACTGAGCGAAGATGAGGACTCACCAGCTGCTAAAAGACGTCTTCTTGACTACCTGAACCTTCAGCCTGCTCAAGAGACCCATGAAGAAGGGGAAGAAGGGGATAAGAGCGAGAACATGGTGCTTGGTGAAAGAATCCCAGAGCTAGATCCAGTCTGCAGCTACCAGGCCTGGCAATTAGCTACTAAAGGAAGGGTTGTGGAGCCCGTGGAGCCAAGTTACAAAGCCTCCTATGGGGGAGGAAGTATGGGCGAGGAAGCCCTTGCcgaagcagctgtggtttttgaGAAGGAAAGCAGTCGTTATGTCCTGCAGAGTCAAGAGAAACGCAGCAGCTCAGGGCGACGTAGCAGCTCTGGTTTGGGAAGCCATGCTTCATCAGGTGATCGGACACCAGAGAGCCTTAGCGACTCAGAGTACAGGCCTTCTTCTCGTCAGGACCGAAGGCGACCATCTCAGTCGCAAGCCAGGTCCAACgagtgctttgagtgtgggaAGGTGTTTCGCAGTCGTCACCAGATGATTGTCCACCAACGGGTCCACAGAAAGGACGGGGGTAGAGCATCTGTGGGGGAGAAGGAAAGAACTGCAAGGGATGACCGATGGGGCTCGACCAGTGATCCAGAGTCAGGCTCCCCTAGCCGGCCCAGCACTCCAGGGTATGGAGACTCTCCACCAGGATCGACCCTTGGAGACCAGGCCTCAGGGATGGGTACGGCAAACTCTGGAGATATTACAG GTGAGAAGCCTTACATCCGCAGCCTGTCAGACTTTGTCACCACAGAGCTGCAAACCCATTCAACTCATGTTCGTGTCCAACACCCGGCTGCCTCTGATGATAGACCCAGCCCCATTCCAAGCCCTAGCTCCAGCTCAGACAGGGGCACCCCCAGTGGTTACCCCAAACTGAAGAAGGCTCTTCTACAGGGGTCGAACAACTCTGCTTCACCTTCTGCTCACCGCTCAGCACGATCATCCCCACTCGATCCCAGCCTGACCCCTGTGGATCTCTGTGTGCGGGCCGAGGGCTGCAGGGGCATCAACTCCCTTAACCTGGACAGGAAGAGCCTCCCTAGCCACAAGTGCTCCTTTTGCTCCCACTCCACTCGCTACCCAGAGGTGCTCTGGATGCACCAGACTGTGGCTCACCGCATCAACAGCAGTAGCTCAAATCTTGCTCCAAAATGGGCCTTGAAAAACAGCTCCAAGGTCTCCAGGGACAACTCCTTATCCTCCAAGAGACGTACTGGTCCTCCACCAGTCCTGGAAGGAAAGGAGTGTCCACCGCTGCCTTCATCCATTCGCACCCAACGCACCCAGCCCCCAAACTACTCCACTGAGGTTGTGAAGAAGAGCAAGCCTACTGTTAAAGCAGCCATGCCTTCGTCATCCTCTGctactccctcctcctcctcactccccAGGGGCCCCTCATCCACCTCAGGCAGTCAAGTTGTGAGAGTCCCTGTCCGATCAGGTGGGAGCTCCAGCAGACATGCGGAGGACCAGAGTCCTCAGTCTCGCTTCAGGCCCAAAGTGGATGTTTACCCTCGAGGAAGCTCGTCCTCTTCTTCCAGCTCGTTGGAGAAGAGCACCAGAGCCCTCTCCCGTTCCTCAGCCCCGAGCCCCAGTTCTGCTTCTGCATCCCGGATCTCTGACCGCTACATGATGCCTCAGGAGGGCCTCGGCTTCATGCTGACCAGCAAACACGGTCTAGCAGAGTACAGCCGAGCCAGGGGTTCCCCTCATCAGCCACTCGCCAACTCCCACCACAGCCAGGGCCGGGCTAATGCTACAAGGCCCAGCACCATCACCCACAGCTCTGCAGCGGGACTTAACTACGGGGCCTCCCAGGCACATGGAGGCTCCATGCAGaatccttcctcctcctcttcctcctcctcttcctcctcctcttctttgccTTCAGAGGCTCGAGGGAATGTAAAGCAGGAGCTAATTGCAGAGACACCAGAGATGCCAGCTGATGTTCTCGGCTTCCTCAAAAACTACAGTCCCCATGAGCTCGCCTCTCTCTACCACCGCTGGGGTGCAGCTAACGCACTACTGGATCCCACTG
- the LOC109984350 gene encoding zinc finger protein 516 isoform X3, translated as MNTRESVELMETQEGGLKEKLLGGKMNPENDIEGEDDKISGTYDCNICGRSFPFLSSLSQHMRRHTGARPYKCPYCDHRASQKGNLKVHIRSHKLGTLSSHHSNDDEDGGAEEEEMSVSEGLDGGTSPTKSSSACNRMINGDSGEENRRKVPGRSVKREKSVTDQRPYCCRLCGYEALREDQLLSHIEKVHITADADDEAAVKEEAVAEADVPQPQSDGSFPCETCGQVFSQAWFLKSHMKKHAGILDHCCRICGRRFREAWFLKSHMKTHNTKSRSRSKAESAEIPATINDVTQDPDIITCSITTNYQVCSKCGNLFHNKESLRAHEKVHSLSSCKKSQSQNRLSEDEDSPAAKRRLLDYLNLQPAQETHEEGEEGDKSENMVLGERIPELDPVCSYQAWQLATKGRVVEPVEPSYKASYGGGSMGEEALAEAAVVFEKESSRYVLQSQEKRSSSGRRSSSGLGSHASSGDRTPESLSDSEYRPSSRQDRRRPSQSQARSNECFECGKVFRSRHQMIVHQRVHRKDGGRASVGEKERTARDDRWGSTSDPESGSPSRPSTPGYGDSPPGSTLGDQASGMGTANSGDITGEKPYIRSLSDFVTTELQTHSTHVRVQHPAASDDRPSPIPSPSSSSDRGTPSGYPKLKKALLQGSNNSASPSAHRSARSSPLDPSLTPVDLCVRAEGCRGINSLNLDRKSLPSHKCSFCSHSTRYPEVLWMHQTVAHRINSSSSNLAPKWALKNSSKVSRDNSLSSKRRTGPPPVLEGKECPPLPSSIRTQRTQPPNYSTEVVKKSKPTVKAAMPSSSSATPSSSSLPRGPSSTSGSQVVRVPVRSGGSSSRHAEDQSPQSRFRPKVDVYPRGSSSSSSSSLEKSTRALSRSSAPSPSSASASRISDRYMMPQEGLGFMLTSKHGLAEYSRARGSPHQPLANSHHSQGRANATRPSTITHSSAAGLNYGASQAHGGSMQNPSSSSSSSSSSSSSLPSEARGNVKQELIAETPEMPADVLGFLKNYSPHELASLYHRWGAANALLDPTGMLRSLMRQGQYFCHECGKSFSQPSHLRTHMRSHTVGFDFNGLHRGTDAHTTASEAPKQGRGHSAASSAHTEPLRKGT; from the exons ATGAATACTAGAGAGAGTGTTGAGTTAATGGAGACCCAGGAGGGAGGCCTGAAGGAGAAGCTGCTCGGAGGGAAAATGAACCCTGAAAACGACATCGAAGGCGAGGATGACAAAATCTCTGGGACCTACGATTGCAACATCTGTGGACGCAGCTTCCCGTTCCTCAGTTCTTTGTCGCAGCACATGAGACGCCACACGGGGGCTCGCCCTTACAAATGCCCCTACTGTGACCACAGAGCCTCTCAGAAGGGCAACCTCAAAGTCCACATTCGCAGCCACAAACTGGGCACACTGTCTAGCCACCACTCCAATGATGACGAAGATGGCGgggccgaggaggaggagatgagtgTTTCAGAAGGTCTGGACGGAGGTACGAGTCCGACTAAGAGCAGCTCGGCATGCAACCGGATGATCAACGGGGATAGTGGTGAGGAGAACCGGAGGAAAGTTCCAGGGAGGAGCGTGAAAAGAGAGAAGTCAGTTACCGACCAGAGGCCTTACTGTTGCCGTCTTTGTGGCTATGAGGCCCTGCGAGAGGACCAGCTCCTCAGTCACATTGAGAAGGTCCACATAACAGCAGACGCAGACGACGAGGCCGCTGTCAAAGAAGAGGCTGTGGCTGAAGCCGACGTGCCCCAACCCCAGAGCGATGGGAGTTTCCCTTGCGAGACCTGTGGCCAAGTCTTCTCCCAGGCATGGTTTCTCAAATCACACATGAAGAAACATGCAGGCATCCTGGACCACTGCTGTCGAATCTGCGGACGACGTTTCCGCGAAGCGTGGTTCCTCAAatcacacatgaaaacacacaacaccaaATCCAGGTCACGGTCGAAGGCGGAGTCGGCCGAGATTCCCGCGACCATCAACGATGTCACCCAGGATCCTGACATTATCACTTGCTCCATTACGACCAATTATCAAGTGTGTTCCAAATGTGGCAACCTGTTCCACAACAAAGAGAGCCTCAGGGCCCATGAGAAAGTCCACAGTCTCAGCTCCTGCAAGAAATCCCAAAGCCAAAACAGACTGAGCGAAGATGAGGACTCACCAGCTGCTAAAAGACGTCTTCTTGACTACCTGAACCTTCAGCCTGCTCAAGAGACCCATGAAGAAGGGGAAGAAGGGGATAAGAGCGAGAACATGGTGCTTGGTGAAAGAATCCCAGAGCTAGATCCAGTCTGCAGCTACCAGGCCTGGCAATTAGCTACTAAAGGAAGGGTTGTGGAGCCCGTGGAGCCAAGTTACAAAGCCTCCTATGGGGGAGGAAGTATGGGCGAGGAAGCCCTTGCcgaagcagctgtggtttttgaGAAGGAAAGCAGTCGTTATGTCCTGCAGAGTCAAGAGAAACGCAGCAGCTCAGGGCGACGTAGCAGCTCTGGTTTGGGAAGCCATGCTTCATCAGGTGATCGGACACCAGAGAGCCTTAGCGACTCAGAGTACAGGCCTTCTTCTCGTCAGGACCGAAGGCGACCATCTCAGTCGCAAGCCAGGTCCAACgagtgctttgagtgtgggaAGGTGTTTCGCAGTCGTCACCAGATGATTGTCCACCAACGGGTCCACAGAAAGGACGGGGGTAGAGCATCTGTGGGGGAGAAGGAAAGAACTGCAAGGGATGACCGATGGGGCTCGACCAGTGATCCAGAGTCAGGCTCCCCTAGCCGGCCCAGCACTCCAGGGTATGGAGACTCTCCACCAGGATCGACCCTTGGAGACCAGGCCTCAGGGATGGGTACGGCAAACTCTGGAGATATTACAG GTGAGAAGCCTTACATCCGCAGCCTGTCAGACTTTGTCACCACAGAGCTGCAAACCCATTCAACTCATGTTCGTGTCCAACACCCGGCTGCCTCTGATGATAGACCCAGCCCCATTCCAAGCCCTAGCTCCAGCTCAGACAGGGGCACCCCCAGTGGTTACCCCAAACTGAAGAAGGCTCTTCTACAGGGGTCGAACAACTCTGCTTCACCTTCTGCTCACCGCTCAGCACGATCATCCCCACTCGATCCCAGCCTGACCCCTGTGGATCTCTGTGTGCGGGCCGAGGGCTGCAGGGGCATCAACTCCCTTAACCTGGACAGGAAGAGCCTCCCTAGCCACAAGTGCTCCTTTTGCTCCCACTCCACTCGCTACCCAGAGGTGCTCTGGATGCACCAGACTGTGGCTCACCGCATCAACAGCAGTAGCTCAAATCTTGCTCCAAAATGGGCCTTGAAAAACAGCTCCAAGGTCTCCAGGGACAACTCCTTATCCTCCAAGAGACGTACTGGTCCTCCACCAGTCCTGGAAGGAAAGGAGTGTCCACCGCTGCCTTCATCCATTCGCACCCAACGCACCCAGCCCCCAAACTACTCCACTGAGGTTGTGAAGAAGAGCAAGCCTACTGTTAAAGCAGCCATGCCTTCGTCATCCTCTGctactccctcctcctcctcactccccAGGGGCCCCTCATCCACCTCAGGCAGTCAAGTTGTGAGAGTCCCTGTCCGATCAGGTGGGAGCTCCAGCAGACATGCGGAGGACCAGAGTCCTCAGTCTCGCTTCAGGCCCAAAGTGGATGTTTACCCTCGAGGAAGCTCGTCCTCTTCTTCCAGCTCGTTGGAGAAGAGCACCAGAGCCCTCTCCCGTTCCTCAGCCCCGAGCCCCAGTTCTGCTTCTGCATCCCGGATCTCTGACCGCTACATGATGCCTCAGGAGGGCCTCGGCTTCATGCTGACCAGCAAACACGGTCTAGCAGAGTACAGCCGAGCCAGGGGTTCCCCTCATCAGCCACTCGCCAACTCCCACCACAGCCAGGGCCGGGCTAATGCTACAAGGCCCAGCACCATCACCCACAGCTCTGCAGCGGGACTTAACTACGGGGCCTCCCAGGCACATGGAGGCTCCATGCAGaatccttcctcctcctcttcctcctcctcttcctcctcctcttctttgccTTCAGAGGCTCGAGGGAATGTAAAGCAGGAGCTAATTGCAGAGACACCAGAGATGCCAGCTGATGTTCTCGGCTTCCTCAAAAACTACAGTCCCCATGAGCTCGCCTCTCTCTACCACCGCTGGGGTGCAGCTAACGCACTACTGGATCCCACTG
- the LOC109984350 gene encoding zinc finger protein 516 isoform X2, producing the protein MNTRESVELMETQEGGLKEKLLGGKMNPENDIEGEDDKISGTYDCNICGRSFPFLSSLSQHMRRHTGARPYKCPYCDHRASQKGNLKVHIRSHKLGTLSSHHSNDDEDGGAEEEEMSVSEGLDGGTSPTKSSSACNRMINGDSGEENRRKVPGRSVKREKSVTDQRPYCCRLCGYEALREDQLLSHIEKVHITADADDEAAVKEEAVAEADVPQPQSDGSFPCETCGQVFSQAWFLKSHMKKHAGILDHCCRICGRRFREAWFLKSHMKTHNTKSRSRSKAESAEIPATINDVTQDPDIITCSITTNYQVCSKCGNLFHNKESLRAHEKVHSLSSCKKSQSQNRLSEDEDSPAAKRRLLDYLNLQPAQETHEEGEEGDKSENMVLGERIPELDPVCSYQAWQLATKGRVVEPVEPSYKASYGGGSMGEEALAEAAVVFEKESSRYVLQSQEKRSSSGRRSSSGLGSHASSGDRTPESLSDSEYRPSSRQDRRRPSQSQARSNECFECGKVFRSRHQMIVHQRVHRKDGGRASVGEKERTARDDRWGSTSDPESGSPSRPSTPGYGDSPPGSTLGDQASGMGTANSGDITGEKPYIRSLSDFVTTELQTHSTHVRVQHPAASDDRPSPIPSPSSSSDRGTPSGYPKLKKALLQGSNNSASPSAHRSARSSPLDPSLTPVDLCVRAEGCRGINSLNLDRKSLPSHKCSFCSHSTRYPEVLWMHQTVAHRINSSSSNLAPKWALKNSSKVSRDNSLSSKRRTGPPPVLEGKECPPLPSSIRTQRTQPPNYSTEVVKKSKPTVKAAMPSSSSATPSSSSLPRGPSSTSGSQVVRVPVRSGGSSSRHAEDQSPQSRFRPKVDVYPRGSSSSSSSSLEKSTRALSRSSAPSPSSASASRISDRYMMPQEGLGFMLTSKHGLAEYSRARGSPHQPLANSHHSQGRANATRPSTITHSSAAGLNYGASQAHGGSMQNPSSSSSSSSSSSSSLPSEARGNVKQELIAETPEMPADVLGFLKNYSPHELASLYHRWGAANALLDPTGMLRSLMRQGQYFCHECGKSFSQPSHLRTHMRSHTVGFDFNGLHRGTDAHTTASEAPKQSHVAPSAPALTPGILSFCWITTCVSSVKITAG; encoded by the exons ATGAATACTAGAGAGAGTGTTGAGTTAATGGAGACCCAGGAGGGAGGCCTGAAGGAGAAGCTGCTCGGAGGGAAAATGAACCCTGAAAACGACATCGAAGGCGAGGATGACAAAATCTCTGGGACCTACGATTGCAACATCTGTGGACGCAGCTTCCCGTTCCTCAGTTCTTTGTCGCAGCACATGAGACGCCACACGGGGGCTCGCCCTTACAAATGCCCCTACTGTGACCACAGAGCCTCTCAGAAGGGCAACCTCAAAGTCCACATTCGCAGCCACAAACTGGGCACACTGTCTAGCCACCACTCCAATGATGACGAAGATGGCGgggccgaggaggaggagatgagtgTTTCAGAAGGTCTGGACGGAGGTACGAGTCCGACTAAGAGCAGCTCGGCATGCAACCGGATGATCAACGGGGATAGTGGTGAGGAGAACCGGAGGAAAGTTCCAGGGAGGAGCGTGAAAAGAGAGAAGTCAGTTACCGACCAGAGGCCTTACTGTTGCCGTCTTTGTGGCTATGAGGCCCTGCGAGAGGACCAGCTCCTCAGTCACATTGAGAAGGTCCACATAACAGCAGACGCAGACGACGAGGCCGCTGTCAAAGAAGAGGCTGTGGCTGAAGCCGACGTGCCCCAACCCCAGAGCGATGGGAGTTTCCCTTGCGAGACCTGTGGCCAAGTCTTCTCCCAGGCATGGTTTCTCAAATCACACATGAAGAAACATGCAGGCATCCTGGACCACTGCTGTCGAATCTGCGGACGACGTTTCCGCGAAGCGTGGTTCCTCAAatcacacatgaaaacacacaacaccaaATCCAGGTCACGGTCGAAGGCGGAGTCGGCCGAGATTCCCGCGACCATCAACGATGTCACCCAGGATCCTGACATTATCACTTGCTCCATTACGACCAATTATCAAGTGTGTTCCAAATGTGGCAACCTGTTCCACAACAAAGAGAGCCTCAGGGCCCATGAGAAAGTCCACAGTCTCAGCTCCTGCAAGAAATCCCAAAGCCAAAACAGACTGAGCGAAGATGAGGACTCACCAGCTGCTAAAAGACGTCTTCTTGACTACCTGAACCTTCAGCCTGCTCAAGAGACCCATGAAGAAGGGGAAGAAGGGGATAAGAGCGAGAACATGGTGCTTGGTGAAAGAATCCCAGAGCTAGATCCAGTCTGCAGCTACCAGGCCTGGCAATTAGCTACTAAAGGAAGGGTTGTGGAGCCCGTGGAGCCAAGTTACAAAGCCTCCTATGGGGGAGGAAGTATGGGCGAGGAAGCCCTTGCcgaagcagctgtggtttttgaGAAGGAAAGCAGTCGTTATGTCCTGCAGAGTCAAGAGAAACGCAGCAGCTCAGGGCGACGTAGCAGCTCTGGTTTGGGAAGCCATGCTTCATCAGGTGATCGGACACCAGAGAGCCTTAGCGACTCAGAGTACAGGCCTTCTTCTCGTCAGGACCGAAGGCGACCATCTCAGTCGCAAGCCAGGTCCAACgagtgctttgagtgtgggaAGGTGTTTCGCAGTCGTCACCAGATGATTGTCCACCAACGGGTCCACAGAAAGGACGGGGGTAGAGCATCTGTGGGGGAGAAGGAAAGAACTGCAAGGGATGACCGATGGGGCTCGACCAGTGATCCAGAGTCAGGCTCCCCTAGCCGGCCCAGCACTCCAGGGTATGGAGACTCTCCACCAGGATCGACCCTTGGAGACCAGGCCTCAGGGATGGGTACGGCAAACTCTGGAGATATTACAG GTGAGAAGCCTTACATCCGCAGCCTGTCAGACTTTGTCACCACAGAGCTGCAAACCCATTCAACTCATGTTCGTGTCCAACACCCGGCTGCCTCTGATGATAGACCCAGCCCCATTCCAAGCCCTAGCTCCAGCTCAGACAGGGGCACCCCCAGTGGTTACCCCAAACTGAAGAAGGCTCTTCTACAGGGGTCGAACAACTCTGCTTCACCTTCTGCTCACCGCTCAGCACGATCATCCCCACTCGATCCCAGCCTGACCCCTGTGGATCTCTGTGTGCGGGCCGAGGGCTGCAGGGGCATCAACTCCCTTAACCTGGACAGGAAGAGCCTCCCTAGCCACAAGTGCTCCTTTTGCTCCCACTCCACTCGCTACCCAGAGGTGCTCTGGATGCACCAGACTGTGGCTCACCGCATCAACAGCAGTAGCTCAAATCTTGCTCCAAAATGGGCCTTGAAAAACAGCTCCAAGGTCTCCAGGGACAACTCCTTATCCTCCAAGAGACGTACTGGTCCTCCACCAGTCCTGGAAGGAAAGGAGTGTCCACCGCTGCCTTCATCCATTCGCACCCAACGCACCCAGCCCCCAAACTACTCCACTGAGGTTGTGAAGAAGAGCAAGCCTACTGTTAAAGCAGCCATGCCTTCGTCATCCTCTGctactccctcctcctcctcactccccAGGGGCCCCTCATCCACCTCAGGCAGTCAAGTTGTGAGAGTCCCTGTCCGATCAGGTGGGAGCTCCAGCAGACATGCGGAGGACCAGAGTCCTCAGTCTCGCTTCAGGCCCAAAGTGGATGTTTACCCTCGAGGAAGCTCGTCCTCTTCTTCCAGCTCGTTGGAGAAGAGCACCAGAGCCCTCTCCCGTTCCTCAGCCCCGAGCCCCAGTTCTGCTTCTGCATCCCGGATCTCTGACCGCTACATGATGCCTCAGGAGGGCCTCGGCTTCATGCTGACCAGCAAACACGGTCTAGCAGAGTACAGCCGAGCCAGGGGTTCCCCTCATCAGCCACTCGCCAACTCCCACCACAGCCAGGGCCGGGCTAATGCTACAAGGCCCAGCACCATCACCCACAGCTCTGCAGCGGGACTTAACTACGGGGCCTCCCAGGCACATGGAGGCTCCATGCAGaatccttcctcctcctcttcctcctcctcttcctcctcctcttctttgccTTCAGAGGCTCGAGGGAATGTAAAGCAGGAGCTAATTGCAGAGACACCAGAGATGCCAGCTGATGTTCTCGGCTTCCTCAAAAACTACAGTCCCCATGAGCTCGCCTCTCTCTACCACCGCTGGGGTGCAGCTAACGCACTACTGGATCCCACTG